The Thalassotalea psychrophila genome window below encodes:
- a CDS encoding TonB-dependent receptor → MSIVTGHKSIAFAKNKISVAISIALLPFMFGTSMAANAAEPVAHKEVTEASKETKKVEAEKVEAEKVEAEKAQSTLEDETEVIVVTGFRSSASQQRFNKRNSDNISDSIFAEDMGKMPDENIAEAMQRITGVGIDRVDGEGSTVTIRGIDPSLNVITLNGQVMTNGGDDNAIDLSTMSADMLKSIEVIKSPSADHDEGSLGGSILLKTSRPLQAKKRKISASVQLQSDELADEQDVLAKLGFIDNFDNTFGVAFSLFYDEKSTRQDYFNSTQWNVFDLTSAQSAQTGKDLGSIKSYEPKQFDLGIKFKERVRVGGGVTFEYLPDDVSSLVLDMSFTRKTDDSISHQTRVQGVRTDAIYDEVSGSAVVASANANGNELSRQKEVETDTTTISLAYDREFGDWLFTTKLGYSLTEATDVLNRRITWKPAKTDVTTDWLGENGGFHDIPTIQWHTESGWFDPAQLELNSFFDDDRDVKDELVSISFDLEHDLDFGPLTAIKFGAKYFERSKDTADTQGKIKYSDISDGEKVYLADHSLDFPVDDYFDGIVDNVIPGFDVPNMDEIYDTYLPEGHEPIVDPNNTHLIDTEAAAAYVKLNYAWFDDRLLGDFGVRAVNTKISAEGHGGINYPDEILSAPIYEENDYTNILPSFNGRFIINEEMVLRFSAAQVMARPTFTEVRPGFVFQATSNVLRGNRGNPKLDAYEANQFDISWEWYYGETGMVSVAAFYKDITSFIYKTTTELSQKEVFGDQFGPGPCPEYLDTIPEGADPDAAELCRRVTDVPVRGSSNGSNGTVEGIELSYQQDFTFLPGFLSDFGIVTNYTYTDSEAPYSTEEEGSDVYFDGFPFLNTSKDTFNSTLYWEKNGHSLRLAYNYRSPRLTNAVQLESSQWTDSRESLDFSGNIALTKQIKLTFAATNLTNESNRMFVTRTIGKQGEYSDGTAWNLPGEGNALTSDAPDWRTASYQHNGRTYRIGISAKF, encoded by the coding sequence ATGTCTATAGTTACAGGTCATAAAAGCATAGCATTCGCGAAAAATAAAATTTCAGTTGCCATATCCATCGCTCTTCTTCCGTTCATGTTCGGTACGAGTATGGCTGCAAACGCTGCAGAACCTGTAGCTCATAAAGAAGTAACAGAAGCGAGCAAAGAAACTAAAAAGGTTGAGGCTGAAAAGGTTGAGGCTGAAAAGGTTGAGGCTGAAAAGGCTCAATCTACGCTGGAAGACGAAACTGAAGTGATAGTGGTCACTGGTTTTCGTAGCAGTGCTAGTCAGCAGCGTTTCAACAAAAGAAACTCAGATAATATTTCCGATTCTATTTTCGCAGAAGACATGGGTAAAATGCCTGATGAAAATATCGCCGAAGCCATGCAACGCATTACCGGTGTCGGAATCGACCGTGTTGATGGTGAAGGTTCTACTGTTACCATTCGTGGTATTGACCCAAGTCTTAACGTGATCACCTTGAATGGTCAAGTAATGACCAATGGTGGTGATGATAATGCTATTGATTTATCCACTATGTCGGCGGATATGTTAAAGTCGATTGAAGTTATAAAAAGTCCCAGTGCCGACCATGACGAAGGCAGTTTAGGTGGTTCAATTCTCTTAAAAACTTCTCGCCCTTTACAAGCGAAAAAAAGAAAAATTAGTGCCTCAGTGCAATTACAAAGTGATGAGTTAGCCGACGAACAAGATGTCTTGGCAAAACTTGGCTTTATAGATAATTTTGATAATACCTTTGGTGTTGCCTTTTCATTATTTTATGATGAAAAATCAACTCGCCAAGATTACTTTAACAGTACCCAGTGGAATGTTTTTGATCTTACCTCAGCGCAAAGCGCCCAAACAGGTAAAGACTTAGGTAGCATTAAAAGTTATGAGCCAAAACAGTTTGATTTAGGGATCAAGTTTAAAGAGCGAGTACGCGTAGGTGGCGGCGTAACGTTTGAATATCTACCTGACGATGTTAGTTCGCTGGTGTTAGATATGTCTTTTACTAGAAAAACTGATGATTCCATTAGCCATCAAACACGTGTTCAAGGTGTACGTACTGATGCTATTTATGACGAAGTTAGCGGTTCTGCAGTGGTCGCTAGTGCTAATGCTAACGGCAATGAATTGTCTAGACAAAAAGAAGTTGAAACGGATACTACAACGATATCTTTGGCTTATGATCGCGAATTTGGTGATTGGCTATTCACCACTAAGCTAGGTTACAGTTTAACTGAAGCAACAGATGTACTAAATCGTCGAATTACCTGGAAACCCGCCAAAACAGATGTCACCACTGATTGGCTCGGTGAAAATGGCGGTTTTCATGACATTCCAACCATTCAATGGCATACCGAGTCGGGTTGGTTTGACCCCGCTCAATTGGAACTAAATTCTTTTTTTGACGATGACAGAGATGTTAAAGATGAACTCGTTTCTATCAGTTTTGATCTCGAGCATGATTTGGACTTTGGCCCGCTAACGGCGATAAAATTTGGCGCTAAATATTTTGAACGTTCCAAAGATACTGCCGATACTCAAGGCAAAATTAAATATAGTGATATTAGTGACGGCGAAAAGGTTTACTTGGCAGATCATAGCCTTGATTTCCCCGTGGATGACTATTTTGACGGTATCGTTGATAATGTGATTCCTGGCTTTGACGTGCCAAATATGGACGAAATATATGATACTTATCTTCCTGAGGGGCATGAACCGATAGTTGATCCTAATAACACCCATTTAATAGATACTGAGGCCGCCGCTGCATATGTAAAACTAAACTATGCTTGGTTTGATGATCGACTGTTAGGTGATTTCGGTGTTCGTGCGGTTAATACCAAAATTTCCGCGGAAGGGCATGGCGGTATCAACTATCCAGATGAGATCTTAAGCGCGCCTATTTACGAAGAAAACGACTATACCAATATTTTACCCAGCTTTAACGGACGCTTTATCATTAATGAAGAGATGGTGTTACGCTTTAGTGCTGCGCAAGTAATGGCGCGCCCAACTTTTACTGAAGTTAGACCGGGTTTTGTCTTTCAAGCCACCAGTAATGTTTTGCGGGGAAATCGAGGTAACCCTAAGTTAGATGCATACGAAGCCAATCAGTTTGATATTTCTTGGGAGTGGTATTATGGAGAAACAGGCATGGTTTCGGTAGCCGCTTTCTATAAAGATATTACCAGTTTTATTTATAAAACCACCACAGAGTTATCTCAAAAAGAGGTTTTTGGTGACCAATTTGGTCCCGGACCTTGCCCAGAATATCTTGATACCATACCTGAAGGTGCAGATCCTGACGCCGCTGAACTTTGTCGAAGGGTTACTGATGTACCAGTGCGGGGATCTTCTAATGGTTCTAACGGTACCGTTGAAGGTATAGAGTTAAGTTACCAACAAGACTTTACTTTTTTACCGGGCTTTTTAAGCGATTTTGGTATTGTTACCAATTATACCTATACCGACAGTGAAGCGCCTTACTCAACGGAAGAAGAAGGCAGTGATGTCTATTTTGACGGCTTTCCGTTCTTAAATACCTCAAAAGATACCTTTAATAGCACCTTGTACTGGGAGAAAAATGGCCACTCGTTACGTCTTGCCTATAACTATCGCTCACCACGTTTAACCAATGCCGTGCAGTTAGAATCTTCACAGTGGACAGATTCACGTGAATCGTTAGATTTTTCCGGTAATATCGCGCTTACTAAGCAAATTAAGTTAACTTTTGCCGCTACTAACCTAACGAATGAAAGCAATCGTATGTTCGTCACCCGCACCATTGGCAAACAAGGGGAATATAGTGATGGTACTGCTTGGAACTTGCCAGGAGAAGGTAATGCCTTAACTAGTGATGCACCAGATTGGCGTACCGCGAGTTATCAGCATAATGGTAGAACTTACCGCATAGGTATTTCGGCAAAATTCTAG
- a CDS encoding 3-keto-disaccharide hydrolase gives MKKFIVVTAFYIIGGISACFAVESSPEAGWQDIFNGKNLDGWHQIGGKATFQVEDGVIVGTSVLTPKNSFLATHINYGDFILEFEAKVDNTLNSGVQFRSLSNQTYMNGRVHGYQMEMDTSARAWTGGIYDEARRKWLYTLGSNEQGRQAYLPEQWNKFRIEAVGTRLRTYVNGIATANLVDDETAKGFIALQVHSIGRNQSKVGKQVRWRNLRVKTDDLANELWSMSNRIAEINYIPNQLSPSQKAEGWKLLWDGKTTKGWRGAKLNDFPDKGWQIKDGVFSVLPSGGAGAGKYGGDIVTLEEFSDFELEIDFNITKGANSGIKYFVDPSSLKGKGSAVGLEFQILDDKNHKDAKRGTAGNRTLGSLYDLITAANLTEGNGATKRFNGIGKWNRARIVVRKGKVQHWLNGLQTLEFDRHSQKFRELVAKSKYAKKPNFGEWEKGPILLQDHGDLVHFRTIKIRRLAQVEPSEMSAK, from the coding sequence CGAGTCAAGCCCTGAAGCAGGCTGGCAGGATATATTTAACGGCAAAAACCTTGATGGCTGGCATCAAATTGGCGGCAAGGCTACTTTCCAAGTTGAGGATGGCGTCATTGTTGGAACTTCGGTGTTAACGCCTAAAAACAGCTTCCTTGCCACTCATATCAACTATGGCGATTTCATTTTGGAATTTGAAGCTAAAGTAGACAATACACTTAATTCTGGTGTGCAATTTAGAAGTTTAAGCAATCAGACCTACATGAACGGACGTGTTCATGGTTACCAAATGGAAATGGATACCAGTGCTCGTGCCTGGACCGGTGGGATTTACGATGAGGCGCGCAGAAAATGGTTATACACCCTGGGTAGTAACGAACAAGGGCGACAAGCTTATCTGCCAGAGCAATGGAATAAGTTTCGTATCGAAGCCGTTGGCACACGTTTGCGAACTTATGTTAACGGCATTGCCACGGCAAATCTGGTTGACGACGAAACGGCTAAAGGCTTCATTGCACTACAAGTGCACTCCATTGGACGAAACCAATCAAAAGTAGGCAAGCAAGTTCGCTGGCGTAATCTTCGTGTCAAAACAGATGATTTGGCTAATGAACTTTGGTCAATGAGTAATCGTATCGCAGAGATAAATTATATCCCGAATCAGTTATCACCGAGCCAAAAGGCCGAAGGCTGGAAATTACTTTGGGATGGTAAAACAACTAAAGGCTGGCGTGGTGCAAAGCTCAATGATTTCCCTGACAAGGGTTGGCAGATTAAAGATGGCGTGTTCAGCGTGTTACCTTCAGGTGGCGCAGGGGCTGGCAAGTATGGCGGTGATATTGTTACCTTAGAAGAGTTTAGTGACTTTGAATTAGAAATTGATTTCAATATTACCAAAGGTGCAAATTCTGGTATCAAGTATTTTGTTGACCCAAGCTCACTTAAAGGCAAAGGCTCAGCAGTAGGATTAGAGTTTCAAATTTTAGACGATAAAAATCATAAAGATGCTAAAAGAGGCACAGCTGGTAACCGTACTCTTGGTTCTCTTTACGACCTGATCACTGCCGCTAACTTAACCGAGGGTAACGGAGCTACAAAGCGTTTTAACGGTATCGGTAAGTGGAATCGTGCGCGTATTGTTGTTCGCAAAGGTAAAGTTCAGCATTGGTTAAATGGTTTGCAAACCCTTGAGTTTGACCGTCATAGCCAAAAGTTTCGCGAGTTAGTTGCTAAGAGTAAATATGCTAAAAAGCCAAATTTTGGCGAATGGGAAAAAGGTCCTATTTTGTTACAAGATCATGGCGATCTTGTGCATTTTCGCACAATAAAAATAAGACGTTTAGCTCAAGTTGAACCTTCAGAAATGTCAGCTAAGTAG
- a CDS encoding arylsulfatase, protein MMLEKFRKSPIGKQIIKPFVISIFAMSTFSIFLYANANQHEKDTVQSSLPNIILVMTDDQGYGDFGHNNNPIVQTPVIDQLANKSIRFTDFHVDPTCSPTRAALMSGQYSLRAGVWHTVMGRHILSDKINTLPEVLKDAGYKTGMVGKWHLGDNYPFRPQDQGFDHVLMHGAGGVGQTPDYWGNTQFNDTYFLNGTPKKYNGYATDIWFDEAIDFIDKNANKADPFFLYLVTNAPHAPFRAPEKYIQPYRDLGVPETLALFYGMITSIDDNMGKLRKAMQDNNIVDNTIFIFMTDNGSVMGVQSKKLVSDETRSIIEKKLGQKIPSLNYDMRGAKNSSYEGGHRVPFYISWPNGGLIEPGSIDGLSAHFDVMPTLLDLIGVDTSTLDTDGISFKSALKQGTELPDRVLTVTTQRVLNPDPNRPYAVMQGKWRYVKASGNKDALELFDLSKDPSQTENVKDKYPEVANNMAKQYQQWWQYTTAKGLDTTRAIIGSTHENPSRLTSHDWLAPNTKQVGHTTGFGDDKWAKKGWLGKEENFQISPWKVKTAAKGLYQFTVLFHDKPANKVIPRQYAHLTINGQPYVKKLAKGATRVSFELPLEKQNLDIKAWFSDSKNNSDKSLAAFFIYAKRI, encoded by the coding sequence ATGATGTTAGAGAAGTTTAGAAAATCACCAATAGGTAAACAAATTATCAAGCCTTTTGTGATCAGTATTTTTGCTATGAGTACATTTTCCATATTTTTATATGCTAATGCAAACCAACATGAGAAAGATACCGTACAGTCTAGTCTTCCTAATATCATTTTAGTGATGACCGACGATCAAGGCTATGGCGATTTTGGCCATAATAACAATCCGATTGTTCAAACACCGGTTATTGATCAACTTGCTAATAAAAGTATTCGCTTTACAGATTTTCATGTCGACCCTACGTGTTCACCAACGCGAGCGGCATTAATGAGTGGTCAATATTCTTTACGCGCAGGCGTTTGGCATACCGTGATGGGTCGTCATATCTTATCTGATAAAATTAACACCTTACCTGAAGTGTTAAAAGATGCTGGCTATAAAACTGGTATGGTAGGCAAATGGCACTTAGGTGATAACTATCCTTTTCGTCCGCAAGATCAAGGTTTCGATCATGTACTGATGCATGGTGCTGGAGGCGTAGGTCAAACACCAGATTATTGGGGCAATACTCAATTTAATGATACCTATTTTCTAAACGGCACACCAAAAAAGTATAACGGCTATGCTACCGATATTTGGTTTGATGAAGCCATCGATTTTATTGATAAAAATGCCAATAAAGCGGATCCCTTTTTCTTATACCTAGTCACAAATGCGCCTCATGCGCCATTTCGTGCGCCTGAAAAATATATTCAGCCCTATCGTGATTTGGGCGTGCCGGAAACTCTGGCACTTTTTTACGGCATGATCACCAGCATAGATGACAACATGGGAAAACTACGCAAAGCGATGCAAGATAATAATATCGTTGATAATACCATCTTTATTTTTATGACAGATAATGGTTCAGTGATGGGCGTACAGTCTAAGAAGTTAGTTTCTGATGAAACTCGCTCGATCATTGAGAAAAAATTAGGCCAAAAAATACCTAGCCTTAATTATGATATGCGCGGCGCTAAGAATTCTAGCTACGAGGGTGGCCATCGAGTACCATTTTACATCTCTTGGCCAAATGGCGGCTTAATTGAACCTGGCAGCATTGATGGTTTGTCAGCACATTTTGATGTCATGCCAACCTTGTTAGATTTAATCGGCGTTGATACCAGTACACTTGATACCGACGGTATCAGTTTCAAGTCGGCGTTGAAGCAGGGGACAGAGCTTCCTGACAGAGTGCTGACGGTCACTACTCAACGGGTGTTGAACCCAGATCCTAATCGTCCTTATGCGGTAATGCAGGGTAAATGGCGTTATGTTAAGGCGAGTGGTAATAAAGATGCCCTCGAGTTATTTGACTTAAGTAAGGATCCTAGCCAAACAGAAAACGTGAAGGATAAATACCCTGAAGTTGCTAACAACATGGCCAAGCAATATCAACAGTGGTGGCAGTATACTACCGCTAAAGGTTTAGATACTACTCGAGCAATTATTGGCTCAACTCATGAAAACCCATCACGTTTAACCAGTCACGATTGGTTAGCTCCTAACACTAAACAAGTAGGGCATACTACCGGTTTTGGTGACGATAAATGGGCCAAAAAAGGCTGGTTAGGAAAAGAAGAAAATTTTCAAATATCTCCTTGGAAAGTTAAAACGGCAGCAAAAGGTTTATACCAGTTTACGGTGTTATTTCACGATAAACCTGCCAATAAAGTGATCCCAAGACAATACGCCCATTTAACCATCAATGGTCAACCATATGTTAAAAAACTAGCCAAAGGCGCAACCCGTGTTAGTTTTGAATTGCCATTAGAGAAACAAAACCTAGATATTAAAGCTTGGTTCTCGGACAGTAAAAATAATTCAGATAAATCGTTAGCCGCATTCTTTATTTATGCTAAGCGAATTTAA
- a CDS encoding alpha-L-fucosidase: protein MNKKNISKAIYAALFSLPLISMSAQASQAEIGCTSEELAVHNAMSEGEKQKFYGFEGSGIPCSTEMKTLTNEWQELNSSAAKQRGRDRFRENKYGMFIHWGLYSTLGGVYQGEKMEDGGTGPSVAEWIMRRKEIPRSEYAKLANNFNPVKFDAEQWVDIAKAAGMKYIVITSKHHDGFALFDSKVNDFNVVKATPFKRDIIKELEQACKKAGLAFGVYYSNALDWRDGGDSGLKDYGPGPGIKPRRGAFVNKFDPSPVTFDEYIENKSLPQVKELLANYDLSQIWFDTPIYIPPKHSIDFYRTVYDANPEILINARIGNGFADIGTPGDNVIPDKASANTWEGIATTNHSWGYKSYDNDWKSPLETLYWLIANVSRGGNFLLNVGPMGSGEIPAQSVSNLVAVGDWLKVNGEAIYGTVPWTLDHEGPTQIIRKGKNKTGNFDFTNKDFWFTQKGDKVYVISLSRPAANNITVASLKGLGISSIRLLGQPDVITWQEGVEGIDIKLPTLTNKGIGYALEVSF from the coding sequence ATGAATAAAAAAAATATCAGTAAAGCTATTTATGCTGCATTATTTAGCCTGCCTTTAATATCGATGTCGGCACAGGCGTCACAGGCGGAAATTGGCTGTACTAGTGAAGAACTAGCTGTACATAATGCGATGTCTGAAGGCGAAAAACAAAAGTTCTACGGCTTTGAAGGCTCAGGTATTCCTTGCTCAACCGAAATGAAAACGCTGACTAATGAATGGCAGGAGCTCAATAGCTCGGCAGCGAAACAACGAGGCCGTGATCGTTTTAGAGAAAACAAGTACGGCATGTTTATTCACTGGGGACTGTATTCAACGTTGGGCGGAGTTTACCAAGGTGAAAAAATGGAAGATGGCGGCACAGGGCCATCGGTTGCAGAATGGATAATGCGCCGTAAAGAGATCCCACGCTCAGAATACGCTAAACTTGCTAACAACTTCAATCCAGTCAAATTTGATGCTGAACAGTGGGTGGACATTGCTAAGGCAGCAGGCATGAAATATATAGTGATCACTTCAAAGCATCACGATGGGTTTGCCCTGTTTGACTCTAAAGTCAATGATTTTAACGTGGTTAAAGCCACTCCTTTTAAGCGTGATATTATCAAAGAGTTGGAGCAGGCCTGTAAAAAAGCCGGACTGGCTTTTGGCGTATATTATTCGAATGCATTGGACTGGCGTGATGGTGGCGATAGTGGCCTAAAAGATTATGGTCCGGGCCCTGGAATAAAACCAAGACGCGGCGCTTTTGTCAACAAGTTTGATCCATCTCCAGTCACTTTTGATGAGTATATTGAAAATAAATCACTGCCTCAGGTTAAAGAGTTATTGGCTAATTATGATTTAAGCCAAATTTGGTTTGATACTCCAATTTATATTCCGCCTAAGCATAGTATTGATTTTTACCGCACTGTGTATGACGCCAATCCTGAAATTTTAATTAACGCACGCATTGGTAACGGCTTTGCCGATATTGGCACTCCGGGTGATAACGTAATACCTGATAAAGCAAGTGCCAACACTTGGGAAGGCATAGCCACCACCAATCATTCATGGGGGTATAAATCGTATGATAACGACTGGAAGTCGCCTTTGGAGACCCTTTACTGGTTAATTGCTAACGTTAGTAGAGGCGGAAACTTCTTGTTGAATGTCGGCCCCATGGGCTCCGGTGAGATCCCTGCCCAGTCGGTGAGCAACTTAGTTGCTGTGGGTGATTGGTTAAAAGTTAACGGTGAGGCTATTTATGGCACTGTGCCCTGGACCTTAGATCATGAAGGTCCAACTCAGATCATCAGGAAAGGTAAAAATAAAACCGGTAATTTTGATTTCACTAACAAAGATTTTTGGTTTACCCAAAAGGGTGACAAAGTTTATGTTATATCGTTATCGCGTCCTGCGGCAAACAACATAACCGTAGCATCTCTTAAAGGTTTAGGTATCAGTTCAATACGGTTGTTAGGTCAACCGGATGTGATCACTTGGCAAGAAGGGGTTGAGGGGATTGACATTAAATTACCAACCTTAACCAATAAAGGGATCGGTTACGCACTAGAGGTTTCATTTTAA